ATCGGCTCAATGCTAAAGCACATGCCCGGCGCCATTGGAGTTTGTTCGCTGCGAACCATATAAGGCCATTCATGAATATCCATTCCAATACCATGTCCTGTTCGGTGAGGGAGCCCCGGAAGTTTGTAATCAGGACCTAGTCCGCTAGCTTCAAGATTTTTGCGAGACGCCAAATCAACATTAGCGCAAGGATCGCCCAATTTCGCAGCTTCAAACGCAGCAAGCTGAGTAGACTTTTCTAGATTCCAGATTCTTCTATGCTCATCGCTGATCTCTCCATACACATATGTACGTGTAATATCTGAAATATATCCATGAAGCTGACAACCTGTGTCTACCAAGACAATTTCATTATCCTCAAGATTCTTAGGAGCTTTAACTCCATGAGGAAAAGACGAGTCAAGGCCAAATAACACAATGCAAAAGTACGATCCTGTAGGAATACCCGATCTGATATGAGCCTCTTCGATAAAGTCAATCACTTCCTGCGCCGCAATGCCGGGCTTCAAGATTCTAGCTACTGCTTTATGAACGTCCATTGTGATATCCATCAAAGCTTTCATGATCGAAATTTCCGCTTCAGACTTGTACATTCTACATCCAGCCGTAATAGACTTTGCATTTACAAATGTGTAAGTCTTATTAATCTGAGCCAATCCGTCAGTTATGAAAAATGCAGACGATTCATCAAGTCCGATCTTGCCATCAGCTATGCCTTCCTCAGCAAGAATATCCAGCGCCAATTGATAAGGGCTTTCATCTTCTTCCCAACCTCTTACAGGTGCTTCAATCAACATCATATCATTGATTGTACCCAATTCGAAAGTCGGTGCGATATAGGTCAACTTGCCTGATTGAGTAAGAATAGCGCCAACCATTCTTTCACTTGCCCCCCACTTAGTTCCTGTAAAATAATGAAGATTTGTTCCTGCATTCAAATATACAGCATTAAGACCTTCAGCTTTCATCAATTCGCAAGCTTTGGCAATACGCGCTTCATACTCTGGCTTCTGAATAGGAGTAATATCCGCCGCTTTATTCGTGAATTTGTCAAGCTCTTCCTGAATCGTTGAGCCTCCCAATCCTATAGTTCTCATATGTTTGCTTATAAATCTGTAAAAAAATTCTTTTCAATTTCAATATCGTCATTTCTTACGAATAATAAGACATTGATTATAATGACTTTTTTAAGAATAATCATCCAATAAAAAAGCCGAGACTATTGACTTAGCCCCGGCTTCTTGCATATATTTTCAGTTGACTCTTACAGTTGATTCAAAATCGTGCTGAAAGAAACTTCTTTGCCAATATAAGCTCTCAAATCAGAAATAGGCATTCTCAACTGCTCTGTAGTATCTCTATGACGAACAGTAACTGTATTATCTTCCAAAGTCTGGAAATCAACAGCAATACAGAAAGGTGTACCGATCAAGTCTTGTCTTACATATCGTTTCCCAATAGCTTGATTTTCCTCGTAGATCATATTAAAATCATATCTAAGATCATCAAATATTTCCTTGGCTTTTTCTGGAAGTCCATTTTTCTTAATTAAAGGGAATACTGCTGCCTTCACTGGAGCTATCGCTGGATGAAGTTTTAAATAAGTTCTAGTTTTAACTTTTTCTCCATCCTGAACTTCTTCTTCTGTAAATGAATTTGATAATACCATCAAGAACAACCTGTCAGCGCCAATCGAAGTCTCTACCACATAAGGAATATAGTTCTTATTGATTTCAGTATCAAAATACTGTAGTTTCTTCTTGGACAGCTCTTGATGTTGTGTCAAGTCAAAATCTGTTCTTGAGTGAATTCCTTCAACTTCTTTGAAACCAAACGGGAACTTGTACTCAATATCTGTGGCTGCATTTGCATAGTGAGCCAACTTCTCATGATCGTGGAATCTCAAATCTTCCGCTGGAAGACCAATGGCTTTATGCCATTTCAATCGAGTTTCTTTCCAGTGCTCATACCACTTCATTTCTTCTCCCGGACGAACGAAAAATTGCATTTCCATTTGTTCGAACTCTCTCATACGAAAGATAAACTGACGAGCAACAATCTCGTTACGGAAAGCTTTCCCAATCTGAGCAATACCAAAAGGAATTTTCTGGCGAGCTGTTTTTTGCACATTCAAGAAATTCACAAAAATACCCTGAGCAGTTTCCGGCCTAAGATAAATCTTTGAAGAATCTTCAGCAACAGCACCTACCTGAGTATCAAACATCAAGTTGAATTGTCTAACTTCAGTCCAATTTGTTGTACCCGAAATAGGACATGCAATCTCTTCTTCGATAATCAACTCTCTTACCGCCTCAAGCTCCTCAGCCTCCAACAACTGGCCCAGCTTCTTCAATAACGCGTCCGCTCTTTCTTTATCACCTGCATTTTCATATTCAGCGGCTTTATCTTCCACCAATACGTCAGCGCGATATCTTTTATTAGAGTCCTTATTGTCAATCAAAGGATCTGTAAAGCTGTCTACGTGTCCAGAAGCCTTCCAAGTAAGCGGATGCATGAAAATCGCCGCATCGATGCCTACCACGTTTTGATTAAGCTTTGTCATCGTCTGCCACCATAGATCCTTAAGATTCTTTTTCAATTCAGAACCGTAAGCTCCATAGTCATATACAGCTTGAAGACCATCATATATTTCACTTGAAGGATACACAAAACCATATTCCTTGGCATGCGCGATTATCTTCTTCAATTCGTTATTTTCCGCTTTATTTTTATCTTTTGTAGCCATAGCTTCAAATATAGTGATATTCAATTTTTTATGCTTGAAATAAAGTCCAAAATGGGCCAATAAGTTTCATTTCATCAATAGAGTCCTGCTCCTGAATTATCCATGCTCAAAGCTTATAATTGTAAAATGCCAGCTTTATAAACACCTAAGAACTTCAAACTAATATTATCATTTTCACAAGCTACTATTAATGCAACTTTAAATTGTAATGACGGAATGATGCGTTAAAGTGAATGAATAGAAATTCTTTTTATTCAAAATAAAAAAAGCTATATATGTATTATTGAAGAAATTCACCGGACTTTTTTATCGGCATAGAATTAGCGAATTCAATAAGATTCAAAAAAATTTCCAGTTTGATAAAAACTGTATTAAATAAATGAGCAAAAAACAAAAGTGCTACTTTTCCGGCCATGAAGCCGATGGCCACCCGATCAAACTTTCCCTTTTCAGAGACAATGCTGAAAAATTCATGCACAAATGGGGATTCCACTCTGATTATGAAAAAGCGATAGTGCAATTGCCAAGAAGCAAAAACGCAGAATATCTTCATGGCAGCATAACTTTGCTTAAAATCGTGGCAATACTTTGGGCAATTCTTTATCCTCAAGGCAACATGTATTGGAATATACTTACCGCGAGCTTTGGCGCGGGGATTTTAAGCACTTTGATTTATTGGGTCATTGGCACCAAAAGCAAGGTCTTCTATCTATACAACCTTACATTTTGGGCTGAAATCCTTTGTTTCATGGCTCCTATTATTCACTACTCTGAATTCAGCCACAAAACACCCTACATTAGCACCAAATACTTCCTGCTATCATTGTTAATTGGTTTTCTATTGTCCCAGCTATTGACTCCACTTGTCAAGAATTTCTTCAAAGATAAATCAGGCTTGATCATAGGCACATACCCTGAAAAAATGAACTATCTGGTCAACAACAAATACGAGATTGGAATTAGCCCATCCGTTGAGCACTATTTAGGATTCTTCTACCGCATGTTTAAATGGATCTATTAACATGGCTTCAACTGTGTCTGATCATTGTCTTAGTAGGTCAAAGGCGAATAAACTACTTTTGTTATCCAAAGTAACGAAAGACAAGGATTATGGCATCAATTAAGATCGAAGAGATTTTCAAAGAGAAAGAGAAAACGTTTTCTTTCGAATTTTTTCCACCAAAAAACTTCAAAGCCACAATTGAATTTGGAATAAATGTTGGGCAATTGTTAAAGCTTTCCCCTGACTTTGTTTCGGTTACCTATGGCGCGGGTGGCTCCAATCAAAAAGCGACTTTCGATTTAGTCGATTATCTGCAAAATCAGATTGGCTTGACCACAATGGCTCACTATACTTGTATCAACGCTACCAAAGATAAAATAAAATCAGATCTAGCTTACCTTGATGAAGTAGGAATCAAAAATTTGATGTTGTTGAGAGGAGATCCCCCAAAGGGAGAAGACACCTTTGTCAAAAGCGAGGGAGGATTCAACTACGCATCAGAATTGATTTCTTACGCCAATAGTTTGGGAGAATATAGCATTGGAGTTGCTGGTTACCCAGAAAAGCACCCTGAAGCTGTTAGCCTAGACGCTGACATCGACAACCTTAAAAGAAAAGTCGATGCAGGAGGAGATTTTATCGTAACTCAAATGTTTTACGACAACCAGCGTTACTATGATTTTGTCGATAGATGCCGAGAAAAAGGCATCAAGGCCAGAATTATACCAGGGATCATGCCAATCACCAACTTCAGCCAAATCAAAAGATTTTCGGAAATGGTAGGAACAGAAATTCCTCAAGAAATTGTCAACGCTTTTGCGCCATACAAAGACAATAAGAAAAAAATGTATGAACTTGGCATTTACCTTGGGTTGAAACAATGCATTGAATTACTAGAAAATGGAGCGCCTGGGCTTCACTTCTACACGCTCAACAAGTCCAGAGCCACGGTTGATATTTTCGAATCTATACCAAAAATATTAAAATAGTATCTAACCATAATGTTCCAAACAAGAAAGCCGCTTATTGTCAAGCGGCTTTCTTGTTTATTATATCTTAATATTAAATCGGATACTATTCTACAGTCACAGATTTTGCCAAGTTTCTTGGTTGGTCTACATTGCAACCTCTCATCACAGCGATATGGTATGAAAGCAATTGCAAAGGAATAACCGAAACCAATGGCATAAACCCTTCAAACGTATGAGGCACTTCGATTACATAATCCGCAATGCCCGGTATCAAAGAGTCTCCTTCTGAAACGATAGCGATAACCTTTCCTTTTCTCGCTTTCACTTCTTGGATATTAGAAACGACTTTGTCATATGAGCTATCTCTGGTAGCTATAAATACAACAGGCATATCCTCATCAATCAAAGCGATTGGTCCATGCTTCATCTCAGCTGCCGGATAACCTTCAGCGTGTATATAAGAGATCTCTTTAAGTTTCAACGCTCCTTCCAATGCCACAGGGAAATTATATCCTCTTCCCAAGTACAAAAAGTTCTTCGCATCCTTGAATACTGCTGAAATTTCTTTTGTCTGCTCGTCAAGATCAAGGCTCTTTTTCACTTTTTCAGGTATTTGATCCAGCTCGATCAACAACTCCCTGAACCTTCCTTCAGTAATTGTACCTCTTCTTCTACCTAATTTAAGAGCGATCATAGCCAATACGATCAACTGGGCAGTAAAAGCTTTAGTACTTGCAACACCAATCTCAGGCCCTGCATGCGTATAAACGCCTTCATGAGACACGCGTGCGATAGAAGAACCTACAACATTGCAAATGCCTAATACAATAGCACCTCTCTCCTTAGCCATCTCCATAGCCGCCAATGTATCAGCCGTCTCACCTGATTGAGATATCGCGATCACAACATCGCCTTCCTTAATCACAGGATTTCTATATCTAAACTCTGAAGCATACTCCACTTCAACAGGAATACGAGCAAATTCCTCAAACATATATTCTGCTACAAGACCAGAATGCCAAGAAGTTCCGCAAGCGATAATAATAATTCTTTCCGCATTGATGATATTTTGCTGGTAATTATGAATACCTCCAAGAACCAACTGGCCCTCCAAAGCATTCAAACGACCTCTCATGCAATCTCTTATCGTCTTATCTTGCTCATAGATTTCCTTAAGCATAAAATGCTCAAAACCGCCTTTTTCAATCGCCTCAAGCTCTAGCTCTAGTTTTTGAATATAAGGGGTTTGCACTTCGTCGCTTTCCACGGCTTTGATTGTCAACTCGCCATCCTTAATAATCGCCAGCTCCAAATCATTTAAATAAACCACTTCATTTGTATATTCTATGATTGGCGAAGCATCTGAGGCTAAGAAGAACTCATCTTTCCCTACTCCTACTACCAAAGGACTGCCTTTTCTTGCGGCGATCATTGTGTTCGGCTCATCTTCCGAAATTATCGCAATAGCATAAGCTCCAATAACTTTCGTCAAAGCTAGCCTCACAGCCTCAGCTAAATCACAACCAACATTATCCTTGATATCTTCGATAAAATGAATCAATACCTCAGTATCTGTGTCAGACTTGAACTCATGTCCTTTAGCCAACAAATCCTGCTTTAAAGAATCATAATTTTCGATAATTCCATTATGGATTATCGCAAGCTTTCCACTTTGAGAATAATGTGGGTGAGCATTTTCATCCGTTGGCGCTCCATGTGTTGCCCATCTAGTATGTCCAATGCCTATTTCACCACTATAATTCTTGCCTTCCATAAAAGATTCCAAGTCCGCTACTTTTCCCTTCTTTTTGAAGACATTAATTTTTCCTTCTTGAGCCAGCGCGATTCCAGCACTGTCATAACCTCTATATTCAAGTCGCTTAAGTCCCTTTATAATAACATCGGATGCTTTTCTTTGTCCAATGTATGCTACAATTCCGCACATAATATAATGATGGGGTTTAAAAGTTTCAGTTTAGTATTTAAAAGAATAAGGCCGACAATAAATATCGGCCAAAAAAAGTAATTTATAAATATATTTTATTAATTTTTTATTCCGAATCTTCTAATACTTCCACATAATAAACCTCTACGGAAGTATTTTGCTCATTTCCTTGGAAAAAGTTAAGGTTATTAGATTCTTGATTAAAATTCCCAACTGTTGGGAATTGAGGTTGAATAAAAAATTCAGCTGGTATTCTTTCAGTACGGTTAATAAAATCCGCATTATCAACAACAGCCTGTGAATATGCAGTAAGATTTAATGGCGAATAATCCTGAAGGCTTTTGTCATACATAATTGTATATGGTGAAGACGAGCCGCCAATTGGTATGCTAGGAGAAGGAGTTTGTATTGACTGAATAACACTATCAATCTGAACAACCCTATTTCTACTATTAGCATAAGGCATATAACAACTCTCAGGAGATGTCATTCCTCTAGCTAATCGTTCTGTATTCAAAATCAATGAAATATTATTAACAATAAAACCGCCTTTTATTTCTTTCAATCTTTCGATTACGTTCTGGTAGTTTATCCTTGGAACCAGTCCAGTCCCATTTTGTCCAACAAAATACCCCCCTCTTGGCTTAATTTCACCTCCTCTTGTTAAACCGTCCAGAGGCGAACCAGTGAAATCATGATCTAAATTAGTGAAATTGGTATTATAATTACCAGTATTCCCATTAACATCTTGGGTGCTTGAATTGAAGAAAAAGTTAATCTTAAACTCTTTCGTTTCCAACCCAGGTACTTCAGATGAAAAATGAAGTGTCATATAGCTATTGTATTGATAACTATAAATGAACTTTGAGTTTTCATCTGATATCAATGCCAAGCCTTTGAAAAAATTGTTAAAATCTCTTTGGTCTTGAAAATCTTGAGTTTTCAAAGCTAAAATAAAATCTTCTGCAAAAGATTCATCTACTTTCATATACAATGTATCAACAGCACCATCTTTCTTACCTGGCTGATAGCCTGATGCCAAAATTTCAGAATTGTAAGAAGCAGATTGAAAAGTATAGTAATCTCTATTCTCTAAAGTATCATTCAATTGATGCAATGTCAAACGCTGTTGAAATCCAGCATCCTCAACTCCCAAAATATCGCTTCTTAAGAAGTTAATTGTTAAGGAATCCAAAGAGGAAGAGCTATTGATCAAAGAATCTACTAACTTGATGGGATATTGAGGCTGAAAATAAGCTTTTGCAGTCATCTTCCCGATACCCTCAAGGTCAATGAATTGCCCCGTTTGATAGTTGTATCTTAAGGAAGACCTCACACTATCAGCCCAATATTGAGTTATAGAAAGGTTAATGCTTTCAGTCTTAACAGTATCGTTGAAGTCTGGATCGCCAATGAATAAAGATTCCTCGCTTTGCTGGCAAGAAAAAATGAATAGAGCTGACAATACTGCCAGCCCTAAATAATTAAATAGTTTTTTAGTCAACAAGTTCATTATAAAGGTTATAATAGTCTTCAAAGCTCTTATCGTCGTCCTTCACCACGCTGATTTCTTCTTCAGCCAAATCTTTTTGAAGTATCTCGCTAAGGCTCTCACTGTAGTCCTCGCCATATCGATGCACCACATCTGCGTATTTAGTACCCATTTTGATAAAGCCAGCGAAATCCGCGGATTTCAAAGGATCAAGCATTTCATCTTCAATATCTATCATTTTCACCTTGCCTAAGATATCCTCGCCAAAAGTATGGCTGAAGTAGCTGTCATAAAAGGTGAACACAGACTTGACATCCTTGAAGATCGGGTCATTCTTGTAAGTTGTTTTCAAATACATTGGAATGAAGCTTGTGATCCAATCGTTGCAATGAACTATATCGGGCTTCCAACCTAATTTCTTGACTGTCTCCAAGGCTCCCTTGCAAAAAAAGATGGCCCTTTCATCATTGTCAGGGTGAAAATTGTTTTCCTTGTCATGAAAGATCGACTTTCGATGGAAGTAGTCCTCATTGTCAATAAAATAAACCTGCAATTTCGCATTCGGCACAGAAGCTACTTTGATGATAAGCGGCTTCTCCTCTTCTCCTACAGTAATATTGATGCCTGAAAGTCTAACAACTTCATGCAGTCGATTCTTACGTTCGTTGATTAACCCAAACCTTGGCACAAGAATACGGATTTCCATTCCTTTTTCTTGCATTGCTTGTGGCAATTTGCGAACAAAGTCCGCTACTTGTGAAGTTTGAAGGAAAGGGTTAATTTCGCTTGCAACGTATAAAATTCGAAGTTTTGACATAAAACAAAATTATGTGATTTGATTTCCTATATTAATCGGATTTACAAAATTACATTTTTTTTTAGCCATTCTCAATTTTATTCGAAAAAAGTCATTTTAACTTAATGTTATTCGCTAAAATATTATTAATATGCAGGTTTTTGAACACGTCTATGACGTACGGGAATATATAAAAGAGCGAATTGCTTCGGGCAAAAAAGTAGGTTTCGTGCCTACAATGGGAGCCTTGCATGAAGGCCATATTTCATTGCTCAACAAAGCAAAACAAGAAAACGACATCGTTGTCTGTAGTATTTATGTCAATCCGACACAATTTAATAACGCAGAAGATCTGAAAAATTATCCGTCACCCATAGAAAATGACAAAAAAAAATTAATCGATGCCCATTGCGACATACTTTACCTTCCTCAAACCAAAGAAATCTACCCAACAAAAGACCCTAAAGTAATTGTCGACTTCGGAGAAATGGAAAGAACGCTTGAAGGTGAATTCAGGCCAGGCCATTTCAAAGGAGTAGGTCTTATTATTACCAAGCTGTTCAATATAATCAAACCCGCCAAAGCATACTTTGGAGAAAAAGACTTTCAACAGCTCGCCTTGATTCGCAATCTTGCAGATGAATTCATGTTCGACACCGAAATTATCGGAGTAGACACAATGAGAGAAAAAGACGGCTTGGCGATGTCTTCCCGCAACCTCAGACTAAACGAAGAAGAAAGAAAAATATCTCCAATTATATACAAAGCATTAAAAACAGTTGAAGAAAACCTAAAAAACGGAGATATAGAACAAGCAATTGAAAAAGGAAAAGCTGTGATATTGTCCAACTCCAAGCTCACTTTGGAATACCTAAGAGTTGTAGACGCATATACGCTTAAAGATATGGAAAACACCATGAAGACTTTAACTGCAAACATATGCATAGCGGCTCATCTTGGTCCTGTTAGACTAATTGACAATATCCGCGTTGAACTTTAGCTGTTACAATAATCAATCTTTTTTCTAGTTGTATTAATGGCGAATCTTACTCGCTTTTGGAGCCTATTGCTATAAAAGGTTTCACTAAAACACTATCTTTGTGACAAAACAGCTAAATCATTAACATGAATATCGAAGTATTTAAGTCGAAAATTCACCGAGTGAAAGTCACTCAAGCGGAGCTACACTATGTGGGAAGCATCACTATCGATGAAGATCTAATGGATGCTGCCAATATCATCGAAAATGAGAAAGTTCAAATTGTCAATATTAACAATGGCGAACGCCTTGAAACATATGTGATCAAAGGAGAAAGAGGAAGCGGAGTCGTATGCCTCAATGGTCCGGCGGCAAGAAAAGTTCAAGTTGGAGATATTGTCATTGTGATATCTTATGCGACAATGAGCTTCGAAGAAGCTAAAAACTTCCAACCGACCGTAGCTTTCCCTGACGAGAACAATCGAATAGTATAAAATATTATTGTGACATTAAAAGTTTGATCATTATATTGGTCAAACTTTTTTGTTTTTATATAAAATCAATTCATTTTGAAAGATAAAATTGTCTCGGTAACTAAGTATCTCATTACTCTGGTCATTGCTATTGCAATGTTCGCATACGCTCTAAAAGACTACTCTTTATCAAGCCTTTGGAACGACATCAAACATGTGGATGTCAAGTGGCTATTGCTATCTTGCATCATATCCATTGCCAGCCATTGGGCCAGAGCTTACCGATGGAACTTGTTGCTCAAGCCTTTAGGTTATCCGCAACTTAGCTCTTTCCGAACTTTTCTGGCTGTAATGTCAGGGTACATAGCCAATCTAGCTATCCCAAGAATGGGAGAAGTAACGAGATGCGGTATTTTGAAAAAAACAGACAATGTATCCATGAGCACTGGCATCGGCAGCGTTGTTACAGAAAGACTTATAGATCTTTTTACTCTTCTGGGATTGCTTGGAGCTACATTTTTATTAGAATACAATATTTTAAGTGGCTTCACCATAGATTTTCTTAGCAAGAAATTTGAAAAATACGAAAACTTGGTTCCCATTGCTGTTGGCCTTGGGGCAATATTCGTAGTGTTGCTCGCTCTTGCCATTTTCGCTTATTTTAGATATCGAAGCCATTTGGAGAAAAATGCTTTTTATCTCAAAGGCAAAAACTTGCTAATGCAAGCTAGCGATGGTCTCCTTAGCTTAAGAAAAGTCGAACATCCTTGGAAATTTTGGCTTTCCACAATAGTAATATGGGCATTATACTACTTAATGTCGTACGTGATTTTTTGGTCTATTCCCGAAACCTCAGATTTGACTTGGAGAGCGGGACTTGCAATCCTTGTTTTTGGAGGGATGGCCATGGCAGCGCCTGCGCCAGGAGGCATAGGAACTTATCACATCATGGTCAGCACAATATTGTTGCTCTATGGCATAGGAGAAAAAACAGGAATACTGTACGCCACAGTTGTGCACGCCACTCAAACTATTATGATTCTACTCATTGGCGGAATCAGTTTAATGGCCAGCGCTATAATATCCAAACAAAAGAATTCAAAAGAAATCGAGAACGATGAGTTACAAAGAATCCATAAATAAAATTCACACTTTCGAACAAGCGAAAAACGTTTCAGAAAACTGGAAATCCAAAGGCGAAAAAGTAGTATTCACAAACGGATGCTTCGACTTAGTGCACGTAGGGCATGTCGACTATCTTGAAAAAGCCCGAAAATTAGGAGATCGACTGATCGTAGGCTTGAATACTGACAACTCAGTTAAAAGACTCAAAGGTGATTCTCGTCCGGTAAACAACGAAATGTTCCGAGCGCGTATTTTGGCAAGCATGCAATTCATCGATGCTGTGATATTTTTTGATCAAGACACACCCCAAGAATTAATCACTGAAGTGCTGCCAAATATTTTAGTGAAAGGAGATGATTATAAGATAAGTGAAATT
The Aureibacter tunicatorum DNA segment above includes these coding regions:
- a CDS encoding DUF4270 family protein, which encodes MNLLTKKLFNYLGLAVLSALFIFSCQQSEESLFIGDPDFNDTVKTESINLSITQYWADSVRSSLRYNYQTGQFIDLEGIGKMTAKAYFQPQYPIKLVDSLINSSSSLDSLTINFLRSDILGVEDAGFQQRLTLHQLNDTLENRDYYTFQSASYNSEILASGYQPGKKDGAVDTLYMKVDESFAEDFILALKTQDFQDQRDFNNFFKGLALISDENSKFIYSYQYNSYMTLHFSSEVPGLETKEFKINFFFNSSTQDVNGNTGNYNTNFTNLDHDFTGSPLDGLTRGGEIKPRGGYFVGQNGTGLVPRINYQNVIERLKEIKGGFIVNNISLILNTERLARGMTSPESCYMPYANSRNRVVQIDSVIQSIQTPSPSIPIGGSSSPYTIMYDKSLQDYSPLNLTAYSQAVVDNADFINRTERIPAEFFIQPQFPTVGNFNQESNNLNFFQGNEQNTSVEVYYVEVLEDSE
- a CDS encoding glycine--tRNA ligase codes for the protein MATKDKNKAENNELKKIIAHAKEYGFVYPSSEIYDGLQAVYDYGAYGSELKKNLKDLWWQTMTKLNQNVVGIDAAIFMHPLTWKASGHVDSFTDPLIDNKDSNKRYRADVLVEDKAAEYENAGDKERADALLKKLGQLLEAEELEAVRELIIEEEIACPISGTTNWTEVRQFNLMFDTQVGAVAEDSSKIYLRPETAQGIFVNFLNVQKTARQKIPFGIAQIGKAFRNEIVARQFIFRMREFEQMEMQFFVRPGEEMKWYEHWKETRLKWHKAIGLPAEDLRFHDHEKLAHYANAATDIEYKFPFGFKEVEGIHSRTDFDLTQHQELSKKKLQYFDTEINKNYIPYVVETSIGADRLFLMVLSNSFTEEEVQDGEKVKTRTYLKLHPAIAPVKAAVFPLIKKNGLPEKAKEIFDDLRYDFNMIYEENQAIGKRYVRQDLIGTPFCIAVDFQTLEDNTVTVRHRDTTEQLRMPISDLRAYIGKEVSFSTILNQL
- the panD gene encoding aspartate 1-decarboxylase; protein product: MNIEVFKSKIHRVKVTQAELHYVGSITIDEDLMDAANIIENEKVQIVNINNGERLETYVIKGERGSGVVCLNGPAARKVQVGDIVIVISYATMSFEEAKNFQPTVAFPDENNRIV
- the metF gene encoding methylenetetrahydrofolate reductase [NAD(P)H] — translated: MASIKIEEIFKEKEKTFSFEFFPPKNFKATIEFGINVGQLLKLSPDFVSVTYGAGGSNQKATFDLVDYLQNQIGLTTMAHYTCINATKDKIKSDLAYLDEVGIKNLMLLRGDPPKGEDTFVKSEGGFNYASELISYANSLGEYSIGVAGYPEKHPEAVSLDADIDNLKRKVDAGGDFIVTQMFYDNQRYYDFVDRCREKGIKARIIPGIMPITNFSQIKRFSEMVGTEIPQEIVNAFAPYKDNKKKMYELGIYLGLKQCIELLENGAPGLHFYTLNKSRATVDIFESIPKILK
- the glmS gene encoding glutamine--fructose-6-phosphate transaminase (isomerizing), yielding MCGIVAYIGQRKASDVIIKGLKRLEYRGYDSAGIALAQEGKINVFKKKGKVADLESFMEGKNYSGEIGIGHTRWATHGAPTDENAHPHYSQSGKLAIIHNGIIENYDSLKQDLLAKGHEFKSDTDTEVLIHFIEDIKDNVGCDLAEAVRLALTKVIGAYAIAIISEDEPNTMIAARKGSPLVVGVGKDEFFLASDASPIIEYTNEVVYLNDLELAIIKDGELTIKAVESDEVQTPYIQKLELELEAIEKGGFEHFMLKEIYEQDKTIRDCMRGRLNALEGQLVLGGIHNYQQNIINAERIIIIACGTSWHSGLVAEYMFEEFARIPVEVEYASEFRYRNPVIKEGDVVIAISQSGETADTLAAMEMAKERGAIVLGICNVVGSSIARVSHEGVYTHAGPEIGVASTKAFTAQLIVLAMIALKLGRRRGTITEGRFRELLIELDQIPEKVKKSLDLDEQTKEISAVFKDAKNFLYLGRGYNFPVALEGALKLKEISYIHAEGYPAAEMKHGPIALIDEDMPVVFIATRDSSYDKVVSNIQEVKARKGKVIAIVSEGDSLIPGIADYVIEVPHTFEGFMPLVSVIPLQLLSYHIAVMRGCNVDQPRNLAKSVTVE
- a CDS encoding glycogen/starch synthase, with translation MSKLRILYVASEINPFLQTSQVADFVRKLPQAMQEKGMEIRILVPRFGLINERKNRLHEVVRLSGINITVGEEEKPLIIKVASVPNAKLQVYFIDNEDYFHRKSIFHDKENNFHPDNDERAIFFCKGALETVKKLGWKPDIVHCNDWITSFIPMYLKTTYKNDPIFKDVKSVFTFYDSYFSHTFGEDILGKVKMIDIEDEMLDPLKSADFAGFIKMGTKYADVVHRYGEDYSESLSEILQKDLAEEEISVVKDDDKSFEDYYNLYNELVD
- the panC gene encoding pantoate--beta-alanine ligase is translated as MQVFEHVYDVREYIKERIASGKKVGFVPTMGALHEGHISLLNKAKQENDIVVCSIYVNPTQFNNAEDLKNYPSPIENDKKKLIDAHCDILYLPQTKEIYPTKDPKVIVDFGEMERTLEGEFRPGHFKGVGLIITKLFNIIKPAKAYFGEKDFQQLALIRNLADEFMFDTEIIGVDTMREKDGLAMSSRNLRLNEEERKISPIIYKALKTVEENLKNGDIEQAIEKGKAVILSNSKLTLEYLRVVDAYTLKDMENTMKTLTANICIAAHLGPVRLIDNIRVEL
- a CDS encoding lysylphosphatidylglycerol synthase transmembrane domain-containing protein encodes the protein MKDKIVSVTKYLITLVIAIAMFAYALKDYSLSSLWNDIKHVDVKWLLLSCIISIASHWARAYRWNLLLKPLGYPQLSSFRTFLAVMSGYIANLAIPRMGEVTRCGILKKTDNVSMSTGIGSVVTERLIDLFTLLGLLGATFLLEYNILSGFTIDFLSKKFEKYENLVPIAVGLGAIFVVLLALAIFAYFRYRSHLEKNAFYLKGKNLLMQASDGLLSLRKVEHPWKFWLSTIVIWALYYLMSYVIFWSIPETSDLTWRAGLAILVFGGMAMAAPAPGGIGTYHIMVSTILLLYGIGEKTGILYATVVHATQTIMILLIGGISLMASAIISKQKNSKEIENDELQRIHK
- a CDS encoding Xaa-Pro peptidase family protein yields the protein MRTIGLGGSTIQEELDKFTNKAADITPIQKPEYEARIAKACELMKAEGLNAVYLNAGTNLHYFTGTKWGASERMVGAILTQSGKLTYIAPTFELGTINDMMLIEAPVRGWEEDESPYQLALDILAEEGIADGKIGLDESSAFFITDGLAQINKTYTFVNAKSITAGCRMYKSEAEISIMKALMDITMDVHKAVARILKPGIAAQEVIDFIEEAHIRSGIPTGSYFCIVLFGLDSSFPHGVKAPKNLEDNEIVLVDTGCQLHGYISDITRTYVYGEISDEHRRIWNLEKSTQLAAFEAAKLGDPCANVDLASRKNLEASGLGPDYKLPGLPHRTGHGIGMDIHEWPYMVRSEQTPMAPGMCFSIEPMIVVPDEFGVRLEDHVYMTEEGPKWFTEPAHSIEDPFNTQGN